In Desulfolucanica intricata, the following are encoded in one genomic region:
- the rfbB gene encoding dTDP-glucose 4,6-dehydratase yields MKNILVTGGAGFIGSNFVKYMLDRHNKYKIINVDALTYAGNLENLKDIVDNPNYMFIRADIRDREKMDEIFASYVIDTVVNFAAESHVDRSIVEPEVFLTTNIIGTQVLLDVAKKYWKVNPDDKYCKEFKTGVKFLQVSTDEVYGALGETGMFVETMPLCPNSPYSASKASADLIVRAYHETFGIPVNITRCSNNYGPYQFPEKLIPLMINNCLNDKDLPVYGDGMQIRDWLHVADHCSAIDTVLHKGLDGEVYNIGGNNEKANIEIVKLIIKTLGKSEKLIKYVKDRPGHDRRYAIDNTKITTQLGWEPSYTFEQGMKETIEWYLSNTEWIENIVSGDYTNYYEKMYSGLDQVAATKEK; encoded by the coding sequence ATGAAGAACATTCTTGTAACCGGTGGGGCCGGGTTCATTGGCAGTAATTTTGTGAAATATATGTTGGACAGGCATAATAAATATAAAATTATCAATGTGGATGCACTTACATATGCAGGTAACTTGGAAAACTTAAAGGATATAGTGGACAACCCAAACTATATGTTTATTAGAGCGGATATCAGGGACAGAGAAAAGATGGATGAGATATTTGCTTCTTATGTTATCGATACGGTCGTCAACTTTGCTGCGGAGTCGCATGTAGATCGGAGTATCGTTGAACCGGAGGTTTTCTTAACAACAAACATTATCGGTACCCAGGTGCTACTTGATGTAGCTAAGAAATATTGGAAGGTTAATCCGGATGATAAGTATTGTAAGGAATTCAAAACCGGGGTTAAATTCTTGCAAGTGTCAACTGATGAAGTGTATGGCGCACTGGGTGAAACAGGAATGTTTGTCGAGACCATGCCTTTGTGTCCTAATAGTCCCTATTCTGCCTCCAAAGCCTCTGCTGATCTGATCGTGAGAGCCTACCATGAGACATTCGGCATACCGGTGAACATTACCCGCTGTAGTAACAACTACGGTCCCTACCAGTTCCCGGAAAAGCTAATTCCCCTGATGATTAATAACTGTTTAAATGATAAGGATTTACCTGTCTATGGTGATGGCATGCAGATAAGAGATTGGCTGCATGTAGCGGATCATTGCTCTGCCATTGATACTGTATTACATAAGGGTTTAGATGGGGAAGTCTATAATATAGGTGGAAATAATGAAAAAGCCAATATTGAAATCGTTAAGCTCATTATAAAAACACTGGGTAAGTCGGAAAAACTTATTAAATACGTAAAAGACAGACCTGGGCATGACAGAAGATATGCCATTGATAATACTAAGATTACAACTCAATTAGGCTGGGAACCTTCTTATACCTTCGAGCAAGGAATGAAAGAAACCATTGAATGGTATTTATCTAATACGGAGTGGATAGAGAATATTGTATCTGGCGATTATACCAATTATTATGAGAAGATGTATTCGGGTCTTGATCAGGTTGCCGCGACAAAAGAGAAATAA